In one Pseudomonas sp. SG20056 genomic region, the following are encoded:
- a CDS encoding glutathione S-transferase family protein, which yields MYKVYGDYRSGNCYKVKLMLHLLDQPYEWIPIDILKGETQSDAFLAKNPNGKIPVLELEDGTCLWESNAILNFLADGSAFLPSEPRLRTQVLQWQFFEQYSHEPYVAVARFIQLYQGLPEARRSEYEECHVRGHKALKVMEKQLQRTPYLVGENFSIADIALYAYTHVADEGGFDLTPYPAIRTWLARVASHPRYIGMLG from the coding sequence ATGTACAAGGTTTATGGCGATTACCGCTCGGGCAACTGCTACAAGGTCAAGCTGATGCTGCACTTGCTGGATCAGCCCTATGAGTGGATCCCGATCGATATCCTCAAGGGCGAGACCCAGAGCGATGCCTTTCTGGCCAAGAATCCCAACGGCAAGATCCCGGTGCTGGAGCTGGAAGACGGCACCTGCCTGTGGGAATCCAATGCCATCCTCAACTTCCTCGCCGACGGCAGCGCGTTTCTGCCCAGCGAACCGCGCCTGCGCACCCAGGTGCTGCAATGGCAGTTCTTCGAGCAATACAGCCACGAGCCTTATGTCGCGGTGGCGCGCTTTATTCAGCTCTATCAGGGCCTGCCTGAAGCGCGCCGTAGCGAGTACGAGGAGTGCCATGTGCGCGGTCACAAGGCACTCAAGGTGATGGAAAAGCAGCTGCAGCGCACGCCGTATCTGGTTGGCGAGAATTTCTCGATTGCCGATATCGCGCTGTATGCCTACACCCATGTGGCAGATGAGGGCGGCTTCGACTTGACGCCGTATCCGGCCATCCGCACCTGGCTGGCGCGGGTTGCCAGCCACCCGCGCTATATCGGCATGCTCGGTTGA
- a CDS encoding PLP-dependent aminotransferase family protein encodes MAFSERVARLKSSLIREILAAAQRPEVMSFAGGLPAEPMLPKVEWADMPASMGQYGMSEGEPALREAIAAEARALGVPCDASQVLIVSGSQQTLDLASKLFIDPGTEVLLEAPTYLAALQAFQLFGADCIAVPQEADGPQIDALRQRLQNHKPAFAYLIPTFQNPSAVRYSEAKRDAVAALLDEFGVTLIEDEPYRELVFDDGSATPIVSRLQKASWIYTGTVSKTLLPGLRVGYLIATPDLFPYLLRLKQSADLHTNRIGQWQALQWLGSEKYRGHLAELRDFYRIRRDAMQAVLEEHFSDLADWQVPQGGLFFWLTLKQPLDTRTLLAPALAQNVAFMPGEPFFIDPDANPGHLRLNFSHVAPERLSEGLKRLAEVIRQAQAS; translated from the coding sequence ATGGCCTTCTCCGAACGTGTTGCCCGCCTAAAAAGCTCCCTGATCCGTGAAATTCTTGCCGCGGCGCAGCGTCCGGAAGTCATGTCCTTTGCTGGCGGGTTGCCGGCCGAACCGATGTTGCCGAAGGTCGAATGGGCCGATATGCCGGCGAGCATGGGTCAGTACGGCATGAGCGAAGGCGAGCCGGCGCTGCGTGAGGCGATTGCCGCCGAGGCTCGCGCTCTGGGTGTACCCTGCGACGCCAGCCAGGTGCTGATCGTCAGCGGTTCGCAGCAGACGTTGGACCTGGCCAGCAAACTGTTTATCGATCCGGGTACCGAAGTGCTGCTCGAAGCGCCGACCTACCTGGCCGCGCTACAGGCCTTCCAGCTGTTCGGCGCTGATTGCATCGCCGTGCCGCAGGAAGCCGACGGGCCGCAGATCGACGCCCTGCGTCAGCGTCTGCAGAACCACAAACCGGCCTTTGCCTATCTGATCCCGACCTTCCAGAACCCTTCGGCGGTGCGTTACAGCGAAGCCAAGCGTGACGCGGTGGCGGCGCTGCTGGATGAGTTCGGCGTGACCCTGATCGAAGATGAGCCTTACCGCGAGCTGGTATTCGATGATGGCAGCGCCACGCCGATTGTTAGCCGTCTGCAAAAGGCCAGCTGGATTTACACCGGCACGGTATCGAAAACCCTGCTGCCGGGCCTGCGCGTCGGCTACCTGATCGCGACCCCGGATCTGTTCCCCTATCTGTTGCGCCTCAAGCAGTCGGCGGACCTGCACACCAACCGCATCGGTCAGTGGCAGGCGCTGCAGTGGCTGGGCAGCGAGAAATACCGTGGCCACCTGGCCGAGCTGCGCGACTTCTACCGCATCCGCCGCGATGCCATGCAAGCGGTGCTGGAAGAACACTTCAGCGACCTGGCCGACTGGCAGGTGCCTCAGGGCGGGCTGTTCTTCTGGCTGACCCTCAAGCAGCCGCTGGACACTCGCACGCTGCTGGCGCCGGCGCTGGCGCAGAACGTGGCGTTTATGCCGGGCGAACCGTTCTTTATCGACCCGGACGCCAATCCCGGCCATTTACGGCTTAACTTCAGCCACGTCGCGCCGGAGCGCCTGAGCGAAGGCCTCAAGCGTCTGGCCGAGGTGATTCGTCAGGCGCAAGCAAGCTAA